TGGACTATTTTTCTTAATCTCGATCCTAACCGATTCATTTTCGCTAGTGTAGATATTACCCTAGGATGATAGTGCTATGATTGTAGATTGTTGTATTTATCAAAATAATTAAATAATTAAAGTCCATGACCATTACGCAACAACGTAAACAAGAACTAATCGGCGAATATCAAGTCCACGAAACCGATACAGGATCTGCCGATTTGCAAATTGCGATGCTAACCGAGCGCATTAATCGCCTCAGCGAACATCTCAAAAGCAACAAAAAAGACCACGCATCACGGCGCGGATTACTGCAAATGATTGGACGGCGTAAGGGTTTATTAGCTTACGTCCAAAAGCTAGATCGCGCTCGTTATCAAGCACTAATTGCCAAATTGGGTATTCGCGGTTAATCACTCCTAAATAGACTCTATGAGTTCTCCCCCAAAATCTCAGAAAACCCCCCCCAAAGCTTCAGCATCAGCTAGAGGTAAAGGGGGAGTGCCTTTTGTACCTGGCAGCCAAAAAGAGCCATCACCACCTAAAGCCAAAAGCAAACGCGATCGAGAGAATCCTCCTTCCCCAGGGATTCCGAAAGTAGTGAGCGATCGCATGGTGAAAAGAGTAGCATTTTTTAGCGGAGTGCCTACCATCCTGGGAATGCTCACTTTTATAGTTAGTTATGTCATAGTTAAGCAAGAATTGTTCAAATTGCCCAATACAGCCGTAGTCTTAGTCAGCATGGGTTTCTTCGGGCTAGGAGTTTTGGGCTTGAGCTATGGGGCTTTATCTGCCTCCTGGGATGAAGAGAGTCCAGGAAGTGTCTTAGGATGGCAGGAATTTGCCCTAAACTTCGGACGTTTGCGATCTGCTGGACGCTCGAAAACGTAGAGATGTAGAGACGTAGCACTGCTACGTCTCTACAGAAGTCAGAAGTGTTGACAGCGCAGGGTGTGCAACCATTTCACGTCTGTACATTTACTACAGGCAGCACGGATGCCACGAGGATCGTGGCTGGGGAACTTGAACCCGTTAGATTGGCGATCGCTCCCCTTCTTTTTCTTCGTTAGCAGCAAAAAAAGTCGAAAATTCCGATTCCATTAACAAGTAGGCAGGACACAAAAGATGATAGTGGTAATGAAAGCTGGGTCGCCAGAACCTGAAATAGCCCGGATTACTGAAGAATTAGAAAGTCGCGGCTTAAGCCCTGAAAAAATCGTTGGTAAGCATAAAGTAGTATTAGGTGTAGTCGGAGATACAGCCGAACTAGATCCCCTACAAATGCAAGAGATTAGTCCGTGGATAGAACAAGTGCTGCGAGTCGAACAACAGTTTAAACGTGCTAGTCGCGAATACCGTCATGGTGAAGCCAGTGAAGTAGTGATTCCTACCCCAAATGGCAATATTATCATTGGCGAACATCGTCCCCTAGTGGTTGTAGCTGGCCCTTGTTCGGTAGAAAATGAAGAAATGATTATTGAGACGGCGCGTCGCGTTAAAGCTGCTGGAGCGCAGTTTTTGCGGGGTGGTGCTTACAAACCTCGGACTTCACCTTATGCTTTCCAAGGTCATGGAGAAAGTGCTTTAGCCTTGTTAGCCGCAGCTAGAGAAGCTACAGGCTTGGGAATTATCACTGAAGTGATGGATAGCCCCGATATTGATAAAATTGCGGAAGTGGCAGACGTAATTCAAGTCGGAGCCAGAAATATGCAAAACTTCTCGTTATTGAAGAAAATTGGCGCTCAAGATAAACCAGTCTTGCTGAAGCGGGGCATGGCAGCCACAATTGAAGATTGGTTGATGGCGGCGGAGTACATTTTAGCTGCTGGTAATCCTAATGTGATTTTGTGCGAACGAGGGATACGCACCTTCGATCGCCAGTATGCCCGCAATACCCTAGATTTATCGGTGATTCCCGTCTTGCGATCGCTCACCCACCTTCCAATTATGATCGATCCCAGTCACGGTACTGGTAGATCGGAATACGTCCCTTCGATGGCAATGGCTGCTATAGCTGGCGGTACAGATTCATTGATGATCGAAGTCCACCCCAATCCAGCTAAAGCTTTGTCAGATGGTCCTCAATCCTTGACACCAGATCGTTTTGACAGCTTGATGAAAGAATTATCTGTCATTGGTAAAGCAGTTGGTCGTTGGCCCGAACCAGCAATGGCAACTGTTTAGATAGCAGGAAAAGGAGTGTAATGGATTATACTCCTTTTTATTTCGCCTATTAATCCCAATTTTTCAAAGTCATGCTACAGATCCAAATCTAGAGACGTTGCATTGCAACATCTCTACTACACCCATAATAAGTAGGTAGGCAAAATTATAGGTATATAGCGGTTCTAGTTTTGATGCACTACTCATGGGCGGGCAAGATGCACAGCAAACAAGAGTTTCAAAAAAGTAATCTGTACCTCACTCAATTGAGAACTGCTATAGATCTGCACTAGTTCCCAATTACATTAACTCCTTACTCCTTACTCTTTACTCTTTACTCTTTACTCTTTACTCTTTACTCTTTACTCTTTACTCTTTACTCTTTACTCAGCCAAATCTTAAATTAATTTTGCACAGGTACTTAAGTTTCGTGGGGAATAGTGAAAAACTTTTTTGCTAAAACCCTTGCCAAGATATATGCTTTGTGGTTAGAATTAAAAACGTTGCTATCAACAATCCTCGGTAGCTCAGTGGTAGAGCGATCGGCTGTTAACCGATTGGTCGTAGGTTCGAATCCCACCCGGGGAGTTAGTACAATTGTTGTAAATAAATTTGTACATTAACTAATTGTTTGTAATCGGTTACAAATTAGTGTCGTCTTAACGAATTATTTGTCACTAGTTTTTTACCTACGACCAATCAGTTCTTTAAATTTTCATTCACTATTCTAAATTAACAGAATTGATGAAAAGTCCTTCACGGTCGAAGTAATTAAATCGTAGTGGCTAGGCGGGTTTTGTTTGTCCTGTTTTTGAGAAACAGTCGCCAGGATTTTCTATTTAAAAAAGAGCTATTTTCTTATCTAACTCACATTTTTTACTCATCTGAAACTCATTTTCTGATGAGAACCTAAAGTTATCAACAAACTATAGCTTGCCGACTTCACAAAGCTTTAAATCAAGCCCTAAAAAAAGTATCTGGTAGGTATCGGAGGAAAAATATGAAATCTTTAAATCTGTCTCAAATTGTTAGCGGTACACTTCTACTGACTGGGTTAAGCATTGTATCTTTAGGTATGCCCAGCATGGCTAACATGGAAGGAATGAATGACTATCAAATTGGTCGTCACGCACCTTTAACTTCCAGCACTATCAGTTCCGATGAACGCACCAAATCAATGTCAGATTATGGCATAGGTGGTGGTATGAACAACCCAGAAATGAAAAAAACCGAAGGCATGAGTGACTATCAAATTGGTCGTCATTAAAAAGATATAGGCTTTAATTGGAGAATTGGGGTGTCATATACCTACCCCACCAGAGTTTGAGTGAATTGATATCGTCACATTGTATGTGTTGTAGGCGATCGCTTTCAACACATACCTTAATAGCTCCATCCCCTAGTTTCATCAGATAGATGCATAACTGGATAATTGCCACTCTTTAGGGTGTGCATAAACCTGTCTTCAGGAAGGTAAGTTACTCAACCCTTTTTTAATAGGATCAACACTTAGGTATTGAAGGAAAAATATGAAATCTTTAAATCTGTCTCAAATTGTTAGCGGTACACTTCTACTGACTGGGTTAGGCATTGTATCTTTAGGTACGCCCAGCATGGCTAACATGGAAGGAATGAATGACTATCAAATTGGTCGTCATGCACCTTTAGCTACCAGCACTACCAGTTGGGATGAGCGGACTAAATCAATTTCAGATTATGGCATGGGTGGTGGTATGAACAACCCAGAAATGAAAAAAACCGAAGGCATGAGTGACTATCAAATTGGTCGTCATTAAAAAGATATAGGCTTTAATTGGAGAATTGGGGTGTCATATGCCTACCCCACCAGAGTTTTACTGAATTGATATCGTCACATTGTATGTGTTGTAGGCGATCGCTTTCAACACATACCTCAGTAGCTCTATCCCCTAGTTTCATCAGATAGATACATAACTGGATAATTGCTACTCTTGAGATATGCGTAGACCTATCTTCAGGAAGGTAAGCCGCTCAAGGTTTTTTCATACGATTAAGAGGATCTTACATTGATACTATGTTCTCAGGAGAGAGCCGATGAGTGACTCTAATCGTACTGAATTGAACCCTAATGAAAACTTTGACGCTCAACGCTTGAGCGAGGACATAGAATCAGGTGAAGTGAATCCACCTGAGCCTAATTTTGAGAAGGATTATCAAAAAGCCCAGGAATTTGCAGTTAGTAGCGAGTCAGTTTCTGAAAATAAAGATGATGATCCACTCGCTACTGGCAATCCCAAAAACTTTGCGGAAATGGCTAAAAAAGTCAACATTACTAGAGATGAGTCAGTCTAGTTCCTAGCATAGCCTTTAACTCTAGCTGATTCTCTTCTACATAGCAAGCCCCTTTGACTTCTGCTATTTTTTCTCTGAAAGAATCTATGATTAGGTGTTATACCAATTCACCTTGAAGATGCTACAAATCTTGGGTAGGGGGCGCAAAGCTTTGCGCCCCTACAGAGAATTCATACGTAGCAAGTATTTAGTGATTTGGTATTAAAATGCGATCGCCCTCTGTACAGTGTCCAAACCAAAATCCTCCAAACTTTCTGAAAGTGAAAATCTGGAGGATATGGCTTGAAAATTAGTGGGACGGGTGGTTAGCGTATTGACGTTCCTTGACTGTTAGCTACAGTTTCCCAAATCTGGCATCAGGGTGGTTGAACGGTATACCTAACTCAGTTCCCACGAAATAGCGCTAGATAATGACAAAGGACGGGCAATTAGCGTAAAGGAGGCTCTCAATACACTTCCGTATATCTTCAACTGATGATGGAATCAGGGAGTTTGTGCCACTTTACCTAGATTAGTTCCTTCTGTATTACATTTGTAGCACGATAGTTAGTAAATGTCAAGGGCTAATTTTCCAGATAACTGGATTTAGCAAAGATAGAGGCATAAACTAACTGCTGCACTTCTTGAACTATCTGACCTGCGAAATAGCTGCCGTTTAGAGTTTGTAAGTTGAGATTGAGGAATTTTTCTTCCTTAGTTACGTCAAACTTCTCTGGTGGGATTTTCGTTAGGTTTTGCTGGACTTCCTTTTCCCAAGCAGACCGACTGGCAGATAACTGCTGGCGCAATTCCTGAAGGTTTTGGGCGATAAATGGTTCTACAGGTGCAGATTTAACGGGAGAGCGCATTTCTGCCTGCATTGCCGCTACCCCATAGCTGAAGCAAACTAAAGGCATCCACACTTCCGCAAAGTAAGCGGGATTGGGGGCAATTTCCAGACCTACTAATTTGTCGTGAATTAGGAACAGTGCGCCAATTTGGTTGGGTATGAGTTCAAATCGACTTTGATATTGGGTTAGGTATGCCCGCTTGTTGCTGATAATTTGCTCTAAATGACCTCGGTTGGGTAGGTTAAGTTGCTGGTTGAGGCGACTGATTCCCGCCCACAATTTACTATAACCAGGTATCCCTTGCAAGGATAGGGCTTCTTCTCGCAGTTGTAAGGGGAGAATGAAGAACCACTGTTCTTTTTCTGTTAAATATCCGCCTTGCGCCGCTTGAACGCAACAAGCATCCTCAAACATCAGTTTTTGCCCGGAGGCGATGAATGCAGACCGACACAAGGCATGATTTTGGGCTTTGTCTTGAATGTAACCCATGTGCAAAGGTGCGATCGCTATCCCCTGTGTATGGTTAGTCAGTTCCATGTTGCCATAACCCCGCACCGCAGAGAGTTTCAACCCAGTTAAAGGGGCGCAAAAGCGATCTCTAGTAGCGTTTGAGGTGTTAAAAATCGGAACGACTGTCATGCAGCCAGATTTTTGCGGCATTCCCACGTAGTAGGGCGGTAAATCCCCCTGGAAGGGAATTAAACTGGTAGCGGGTGCGGTGGGACGGTAGGATTTAAAGATTTGGGGGACGAGTTTTTGGAAGTCCACGATGGTAACTCCTGTTGCATATGTGTCAGCTTTTGGCTGAGGAAGGTTTGCAAGTCGGTTTCACCTGCTTTACCAACTAGCGCCAACAGCGAGATGATTAAATCGCTAAAATCGGCTTGATGCCAGAAGGACAATTCAATTAGATTGGTAGCAGGGCGACGCAATTCCAAGTCGTCTAGGTTGGTAAACTTGCTGTGGCAGAAGATGACGGGGGTATAAATCCCGATTTGAGGTAGGGTGGCGGCAACTTTGGCTAAATCACCTGGAATAAAGTTTTCGTAGCCGTCGGAGACAATGAGAACTGCATCTGGGTTATCTGCCAGTGCGTCGAGCAATCCAGTGGCTAAATCGGTGTATCCTGAAGGATTGGGGAGAATATATTCGGTTCCGCCAACCTGATGGACTCTTAAGTTAGTACAGCATTCTTCCAGGACGAATTTGAGTGCCATTGTTTGAGACAAACAGCAGTATTCGCGATCGCCATAACTGCGGGTAGAAGCGGATAAATCGAGAACTAACCCCAATTTGCCGTTAAATTTAGGCAATTGGCTGGCTGCTTCGCGCACGTATTCCTTCAACGCAAACAACAAGTCGGGAGATTCCCCACCGCGATAGAGATGAACTAGAGTTGCCGCAATTCCCCCCCGATTAGTAGCAGTAACGGTTGCAGGACGTTCTCT
This genomic window from Merismopedia glauca CCAP 1448/3 contains:
- the rpsO gene encoding 30S ribosomal protein S15; this encodes MTITQQRKQELIGEYQVHETDTGSADLQIAMLTERINRLSEHLKSNKKDHASRRGLLQMIGRRKGLLAYVQKLDRARYQALIAKLGIRG
- a CDS encoding PAM68 family protein; protein product: MSSPPKSQKTPPKASASARGKGGVPFVPGSQKEPSPPKAKSKRDRENPPSPGIPKVVSDRMVKRVAFFSGVPTILGMLTFIVSYVIVKQELFKLPNTAVVLVSMGFFGLGVLGLSYGALSASWDEESPGSVLGWQEFALNFGRLRSAGRSKT
- the aroF gene encoding 3-deoxy-7-phosphoheptulonate synthase, which translates into the protein MIVVMKAGSPEPEIARITEELESRGLSPEKIVGKHKVVLGVVGDTAELDPLQMQEISPWIEQVLRVEQQFKRASREYRHGEASEVVIPTPNGNIIIGEHRPLVVVAGPCSVENEEMIIETARRVKAAGAQFLRGGAYKPRTSPYAFQGHGESALALLAAAREATGLGIITEVMDSPDIDKIAEVADVIQVGARNMQNFSLLKKIGAQDKPVLLKRGMAATIEDWLMAAEYILAAGNPNVILCERGIRTFDRQYARNTLDLSVIPVLRSLTHLPIMIDPSHGTGRSEYVPSMAMAAIAGGTDSLMIEVHPNPAKALSDGPQSLTPDRFDSLMKELSVIGKAVGRWPEPAMATV
- a CDS encoding ARPP-1 family domain-containing protein, giving the protein MDFQKLVPQIFKSYRPTAPATSLIPFQGDLPPYYVGMPQKSGCMTVVPIFNTSNATRDRFCAPLTGLKLSAVRGYGNMELTNHTQGIAIAPLHMGYIQDKAQNHALCRSAFIASGQKLMFEDACCVQAAQGGYLTEKEQWFFILPLQLREEALSLQGIPGYSKLWAGISRLNQQLNLPNRGHLEQIISNKRAYLTQYQSRFELIPNQIGALFLIHDKLVGLEIAPNPAYFAEVWMPLVCFSYGVAAMQAEMRSPVKSAPVEPFIAQNLQELRQQLSASRSAWEKEVQQNLTKIPPEKFDVTKEEKFLNLNLQTLNGSYFAGQIVQEVQQLVYASIFAKSSYLEN
- a CDS encoding VWA domain-containing protein; protein product: MTLIYKFIEHLRSHNEPFQLKRNGQPPQWSDEALHREVYDYNPQLYALLGLVSSVQPYQRDRILFQLLQRSRLGLNLEVRSLLTTATNIILSLTHPDRVLRIFLALRRVRANHKHTSRAILQYFNHHPELTDIAKCRRPALVDILEHALGKNTARGCVKNLNGNCLTRFVPNDSALKTVFPQLYSQEFRQMGEGTYQNSHLAALANFQKVRERPATVTATNRGGIAATLVHLYRGGESPDLLFALKEYVREAASQLPKFNGKLGLVLDLSASTRSYGDREYCCLSQTMALKFVLEECCTNLRVHQVGGTEYILPNPSGYTDLATGLLDALADNPDAVLIVSDGYENFIPGDLAKVAATLPQIGIYTPVIFCHSKFTNLDDLELRRPATNLIELSFWHQADFSDLIISLLALVGKAGETDLQTFLSQKLTHMQQELPSWTSKNSSPKSLNPTVPPHPLPV